A region of the Halalkalibaculum roseum genome:
AATTTCGGCGTTGAACTCCTGCTCTTTTTGAGCCAGTTCTTTTTGCTTGCGTTCTGCAAAATTCTGCAGTCTTTGCTGAACAGCTTTCATTTCGGGCATTTTAGCCAGAATTGCCTGAGGTTCAACATACCCAATTTTCAATTCCTGGGCAGAACTCTGGCTTACTCCCAGTGTCGCTGCAAATACAACACAAAAAGCTGATAAAGTTAGTATACGCTTAAACATAGTCATTTCTTTGATTATTTAGTTCTGATTCGAGTTACTTGAAATTCGGCTTATTACTTCGTCTGTAATATTTAAACTCTGCTGTGCAGAAAACTGTACGATATTCTCTCCGCGCATAGTGGCTCTGTTCAGCACAAAGTCTAAACCCCTTTCTTCTGCGATATTTGCGATGGCATTGTCAATATCCTCATAAATAGGTGCAAGCAGCTTCTGACGATATTGCTGTACTTCAGTTTGGATACTCTGCTGAAAAGTACGCATTTCTTCTTCCATCGTAGCAAGCTCTTCCTCCCTGCTTTGCTGCTGCTGAGCTGACATTGAAGCCCGATTTTCCTGGTAATTGGCTACCTCTTCCTGAAAGCTGGCGGTGCGATCCTGCAGCTGCTGTTGTTTCTGCTGCACATAATCGTCCAGTTGGGCACGTATATTTTCCATTTCCGGCAACTCGGCCATTACAGTTTGAACATCCATAAACCCAATGCGAACCTGGGCTTGTGAATGCACCGTTACAAATAGCATCAATAGAGCAAATGCACTTAAAAACTTCTTGGTCATGGTGAATTTATTTTTCATGGTTTAATAAAGCGGGTGAAAATAATAAGTATTCTGTTTAATTGCTTGGATTATCCACTGCGATACCAAGCTCCAATAATACTTCGTCGTTTAAATTCCATTGTTCTCGGGCATATAATAATTCAGTCTTCTGTGTGCGGTCCAGCACAAAATCAAAACCTTCTCTTTCGGCTACCCTTGTTATGGCTTCAAATACTTGTCGTTGTATAGGTTCGAGTAGTTCTTTTTGCCGTTGAAAAAAATCTCCTTCAGCGCCGAATTTCTGTTCCAGATACTGTTGCCGCTGCTGAATCTTACTATTTATTTCCTGTTCCTTTTGATTACGTATTTCATCGGTATATAGTATTTCTCTTGCCGAAAAATCTTCTCTTAGTCGTTCAATCTCCTGCTGCATCTCATCCAGCTCGGCCCTCCATTCCTGGCTCAATGACCGTAGCTGCTGTTGAACACTTTGATATTCAGGGATTTGCGATACCAAATAATCGGTATCGACATAGCCTGTCTTCTGCTGTGCTGCTGCACTTCCCGCAAGCACAGAGGTCAACGCGAAGAGAAGACAAAAATTATATATGACTTTTCTCATTAGAATGGTGCACCAATATTGAAGAGGAATTCCCACTCCCCGGATCTAATATTCGTACCGGGTATTCCATCCAGCCGGTAACCGTAACTCAGGTCAACCAGTCCTAAAATAGGCAAGAATACTCTTGCACCAAAGCCGACAGAACGTTTTACCTCAAAGGGTGCGAAATCCTGGAAATCCAGATAGGCATTCCCGGCATCAAAGAAGGTATAAGGAATCACCTGTACCTGCTCTTCCGAAATTGCAGGATATCTCAGCTCCATAGTATACTTGCTATAGAGCCGTCCACCGACTTGCTCACCGTCTCTAAAGGGAGAAATAGACCCTGTGTTACCTCCCGGGAAACCTCGAAGGTCAATGTTGTCGTCGAGAAAACTTTGTCGCTGTTGCAGCTGGGTACCACCGAGAATGAATCGCTGGAAGTTACTTCGCTGGCTGTTCCCTAAATATCCGAGATAACCATATTCAATACCGTTGGTAAGAACCAGCTTACCCACCAGTGTGGTGTGGTTCTGATACATGGTCTTTATCTTGTAGAACTGTGAAAACCCTGGCAGCGGCGGTGCAATTTCACCCGAAATCTGGAATTTGGACCCGGTAGTCGGTGAAATCGGATTATCAGTTGAATTTCTTTCGATAACCTCTTTAATACTTAGAATACTTGAAGTACCCTCAGCAAGGAACGAGGCACCTCCAACAACATCATATAGCTGGTAGCTCAGAATGGTTCGCTGTGAAAAGTAATCATCCGGCCATTTCAACCTGCGTCCCAAGGAAACACTGCTTGAAAACAGCTCATTTCGTGCATTACTATTCCTGAATTTAATTAAGTCGTAACTGAAATTGGTTCCGAAGGAAATGGGTTTGCCTGATAACCAGGGCTCCTGAAAACCAAGATTGTAGCTTTGATACCCGCTTCCCGTAACCTGAACGCCGAGCGACAGCTTTTGCCCGTCACCCGAAGGTATGGGGTTCCAACCTTCACCGCGTACTGCTCGTCCCAGCGAGAAGTTGTTGAAGTTCAGTCTGGCCGATAGAATAATACCGATACCTCGACCTCCAAAACCGCCTGAAAACTCAAAATTGTCGGTACTTTGTGATTCATCAAGCTCATAGCTGATGTCAACAGTATAATCTTCTCTATCGGGCTGCAGATTAGGGGTGATGGCTTCCGGACGGAAGTACCCGAGCTGCCCCAGTTCACGAATGGTTCGAATCACATTTTGACGGCTGTATTTTTGACCCGGAACCGTACGCAGGGATCTCCGGACTACATCATCGTGGGTTTTTGTGTTGCCACTGAATTCAACCGCCTCAACCGTGGCGATCTGGTCTTCATAAATATTCATGGTGATATCGATGGAATCCTGGTTCACCACATCCAGCTCTTCCTGGTAATTAAAAAAGAGGTAACCAACGTTTTGATAGAGACTTGATATCGAATTAGGGTTCTGGGCTGATTCAGTATTTTCATTGAATTTCTTCAGGTTGAATACTTCACCCTTTTCAAAGCCAAGCGCCTGGGTGAGCTGCTCGTCCGTATATACCGTGTTGCCGTCCCAATTAATATCACGCACTTTATATTGGGGACCTTCTTCAACCTTAATATTCACCTTGATACCGGTCGCATCATTGGTAAGAAAGAACAGACGTCGCTGGGTGTAGGGAAAGGTATAAACCGAATCTCCGGTGATACGGAAATCCAGGAAACCGTTTTCCCCATAAAAAGCTTTCAGGTTTTCCTTTGCAGTTTCAAACTCTTCCTCCTTATAGAGTTTCTTGGAGAAAAACTTCCACCACACATCTTCTTTGATGGCATCCAGCTGCTTTCTCAAAGTTCGATCATTGAAGGTCATATTCCCTTCAAAAGTAATATCTTTGATCTCCAGTTTTTCTCCCGGATCTACATCAAAATAAACAGTTACCCGGTTTCTTACCGTATCTGTCTGGCTTGTGGAAACTGAGACATCGGTAAACCAATAGCCATTCTCTTTATAATATCTCTGTATGGTGTTGATAGCCTGGCCGGTGGATGCATCCGTTACGGCAAATCCCGGAAGCAGGGTAATTCGCTCCCTCAGGTCATTTCGCTGGGATTTCTTTACGCCGCGAATTTCAAAATTTTGAAGCTTGGGCTGTTCCTGCACCCTAATTTCCAGATTGATTCCGGTAGAGGTCCTTCCCTTATCTATAATCTGAATATTTGAAAAAAGACCCGTCCTGTTTAGGCGGTTGATTGCATCACCGATGTCACTGCCGGGTATGGTGACCGTTGTTCCGACTTCAAGCCCACTGGTATTGATCACAAAGTCTTCCCTGGTGGTAGTGAGTCCGGTTACTTCCACACTCAGTATCTCATATTGCTGGGGAGTCACCTGAAGGGGATTCTGGATATTAATAGACGTCGAGTCTTGAGAGAGGCCGTTTAAAGTCAAACAAAAAAGTAGTACAGGTAGCGCAAATAAAAATTTCTTCACGTTAATAAAATGTTGAAACACGATTGAGCTTAATATTAATATGATTAGATAATTACTGAGTCAGCTCTTGAACGTATGAGTCGGATGATTTCTTTTGCGGTTTTTCAGATATTCTTTTTCCGAACCTACGATCCCGTTTCTGATAAGCCCTGATTGCTTCATAAAGCTCATTCCTTCGGAAGTCGGGCCAATATGTTTCTGTGATATACAGTTCTGAATAGGCCAGCTGCCATAGAAGAAAGTTGCTAATTCGGTATTCCCCGCTGGTTCGAATTATCAAATCAGGATCCGGGATTTCAGCTGTGGAAAGGTGAGCACTAATAAGTTGGTCGTCAATATCTTCAGGGTCCAGTTCATTTTGCTTGACTTGTTCTGCAATTTTCTTAAACGCTTCTGTAATATCCCATCGGCCCGAATAACTCAGAGCTAAACACAGGTGCAGGCGGTCATTTCCTTTGGTCAGTTCAATAGCTTCTTTAAGTTCTTCCTGGCAAGCATCAGGAAAACGATTAATCTGGCCGATCGTTGCAAGTTTAATATTGTTCTCATTCAGGTTCTCAGCTTCCTTTCTCAACGACCGTACCAAAAGACGCATCAATGCGTTTACTTCTTTCTTGGGTCTTCCCCAGTTTTCCGTCGAAAAAGCGTAGAGGGTGAGATACTTAACTCCCAGTTGGGCACAAGCTTCTGTAATGTCCCGAACCGAGTCAACACCCGCCTTATGACCGAATGCACGCATATTTCCCCTGCGTTGGGCCCACCTTCCGTTACCATCCATGATGATGGCGATATGCTCAGGGAGTTCGCCCAGACCAATGAGATCAGCCTGTTTATTCTTATCAGCGCTGCCCTGCTCTTTATTTGTGAGTGATATCTTTTTCAAGGGATTATAATACTTTTATTTAAGCCCTCTATATTAGAGCTTTATAGCCGTCATTTCAAGCTCAAAGATACTATATTTTTTTGATTTTACGGATTACCGACATCATTTCCAGAAGGGCCAACGCTGCTTCGGCTCCTTTATTACCTGAGCTGTCACCTTCACCCGCTCTTTCACTGGCCTGTGCAACATTATCGGTGGTTAAAACACCGAAAGAAACCGGTTTTCCCGTTTCCATATTTAACTGGAGAACACCATTATTCACTGCCTCGCATACATAGTCGAAATGAGGAGTATCCCCCCGAATAACTGCACCCAGAGCAATAACCCCGTCTGTTTTATCAAGTAATTTTTTGGCTGTCAGCGGAATTTCATAAGCTCCGGGACACTGAGCCACTACAATCTGTTCGTCGGAATACCCTTTATTCTTAAGTACTTCAAGGGCTCCTTCCAGCAGATTATCGGTTATAAATGAGTTCCACTTTGCTACAACGATGCCAATTACACCTTCGTGATGTTCGTTCTCATCCCCTTTTATTCTCTCCACACCCATAGTATTACACCAGCATGTTCTTTCTTTGATTGATCATTCTTTTCATTCGATTCACTTTTTCCGTGCTGATCGTTACCACACCGAAATATTTCTGATAATCCTGACTCTGTCCATGGAAATCACTGCCACCGGTTGACAATAGGTCGTGCTTTTCAGCAAAACCTTCCATCTTTTTCTGCAACTCGTAATTGTGACTGGGATGGATTACTTCAATACCGTCAACTCCTGCTTCAACCAAGCCTTCCAGCTCTTTCTCCGAATACATTTGCCCGGGATGTGCAATGATTGTTGCCCCTCCGGCTGCTTTTACGGTATCAATTACTTCATCATGAGTGTAGTAATCGCTGGGAATCACCCCTAGCTGTTGATTGCTTAAATAGCGTATAAAAGCCTCTTTAAATGAAGCAACATACCCTTTACTAACCATAACAGCGGCTATATGGGGTCGACCGATATTGCTACCGTTGGCTTCCGCCCTTACTTCGTTTATATCCAATTCAAATCCTTCAAGAGAAAGTTGTTTGAGAATCCACTTTCCGCGGTCAACTCGTGCCTTGCGATGCCCTCTCATGAGTTTTCTAAAACCGGAATGGTTGACATCAAAGCCATATGCAAGAAGGTGGGCCTCTCGCTCTTCGTAAGTCGCCGTAATTTCACTTCCCGGGATTACTTCAATACCAAATTCACGAGCGGCTTCTAAAGCCTCTTCCAAACCGGCGATACTATCGTGATCGGTTATAGAAATAACCTCCAGATTCTGCTCGGCGGCTAGCTTAACAATTTCGGCAGGAGTAGAATTACCATCAGAAGCAGTGGTATGTATATGTAAATCAGCTTTTCCCAAACTACTTGATTGCTAGTATATCCCGGTAACGATTCTTGTTATTTATGACTTTTAAAGCTTCATCAATGGCCGGATCCCAGCGTAATGAGGCTTTAATTCTTCCGGAATTACCTTCAAAGCGAGAGATAACTTCAAGATATAGAGCGCGTTTAAGCTGACTGTTCTGATTTTCAAAGTCTTGCTGTTTCTTCTTTTCAATAGCCTGGTCAATAGCATCAATATGAGTTTTAACATCGGTGCTGGCCACCTGTTCACCCAAGCGTTTCTGAACACCGTTCAGGTAGCGCTCCGATTCGGTTTCATAGCTGAAGTTTTTACTCTTCAGGTACTCCCTGAACTCATTGAAAGTTTGTTCGGAAATGGACTCTGCAGCGAATGCTTCTCTTTCAGAAGCCATCTGGTTGGCGAAGAAGAAAAAGTGACTTTCTTTCATCAGCTCGGTTTCCAGCAAACTTGGAACCGGACTCTTCACATTTACATCAGGCGCAATTCCTTCACCGTCATACACTGTCCGACCGTTTCTGGTCTTAAAAGATTTCCTCAGTGAATCTGGTTTTATAACCGCAGAATTTTTGTCGTCATGAGTGTAGGTTATAGACTGTATGCTTCTGCCGCTGGGAATGTAATAGCGAGAAGTGGTAATTTTGAGTGCCGTATTGTATGAAAGCGGTTGTACTATTTGTACCAAGCCCTTCCCAAAACTCTGCTCACCTACAATTACTGCCCTATCCAGATCCTGCAGAGCACCTGCCACGATTTCTGAAGCACTGGCGCTTCCCTCATTTTGCAGAATTACAAGCGGTACTGAACCCAGCAGTGCGGGCTCCTCAGTTCGAAATGTACTGTTATGCTGACTCAGTCTGCCGCGGGTTTCCACAACTTTTAAACCGGGATCAACGAATTTGTCAACGGTCTTTACCGCTTCGTCCAGCAAACCTCCCGGATTGTTTCTGAGGTCTAATATCAACCCGTTGAGGGTTCCCTGTTTTTGAAATTTTTCAATGGCTTTTCTGATCTCATCGGCCGTATTCTGTGAAAAACGGCTTAAACTGATATACCCAATATCACCATCGGGGCCGATTAAGTCGGAGTACGCGATGTTTTTGACTTCAATACGTTCTCTCTTCAATTCAAATAGCAGGTTCTCTTCAATGCCGTAGCGTTCAATGGTAAGAGTAAGAGTAGTACCGGGTTCGCCCATTGTGAGATTCTGAACCTCTTCGGGAGTCAGTGAGGCTACCTCGACATCATTTACTTTCTTGATGATATCTCCTGCACGTATGCCTTTCTTTTGTGCGGGATATCCGTCCATGGGCGCTATGACAACGATTTTATCGCCTCGTATTCCCACATCCAGACCTATGCCCGCATAACTGCCCCGGGTTATGATTTCAATATCCTGATTTTGGGACTCATCAATAAATACCGTGTAAGGATCCAGTGATTCCAACATGGAGTTTAAACCCTTTCGCATCAGTTTTTCGGGATTTACCTCATCCACATAATTAAGAGATACCTCACGGTAAACTTCGCTAAAAATCGTGAAGTTCTTCTTGATGAGAAAATAGATATCTGAATTGCGTGCAGCTCCGGCTAAAGCAGTAAGACTTACCGCAACGATAGCTGCGGTAACGGCTAATTTTCTCGTTTTGCTCATAATACTATTTTCTATTCCGGACTATTCACCTTCAGGGTCTGCCCAACATAGATGCGTGAACCGGAAATGTTATTGATTCGCTTTAACTCAGCAACGGTAATTCCGAAGGAGTTTGCGATATCAATTAACGTATCATTCTTCTGAACCTTGTATTGAATAGCATTAGAATCGTCGGCACTAGCGAGGTAAGCCCGGGTCACATCTTTACCGGAGCGCTGTTCACGTTCTATTCGCTGCTTTTCTGAGAAAGCCATGCTATTAACTTTGCTGTAATAGGCTTTTTTATTCTCAGGGACATAGACAGTGAGTTTATCGCCAACCCGGATTGTATTATTGGTACCGCTCCAGGAACGTATTTGCCAGGCTCGTACATCGTACCATTCGGCAACGTGGCCAATGGTATCACCGCTTTTGACGGTATAAGTCATTTTAGCGGAATTTGCAGGTGCAGAGGCTCTGGATGTCCTGCGGCTTGAAGTACTGTTTCTGGGTTGATTGGTCGGACGGCTGGCTGCAATTTTTTCCATACTGCCGGGAGCCAGAGGTACTACCAGTTTTTGTCCTGGATAAATGGTACTTGATAGATTTTCATTAGTCTCGTAAAGCCCCCTTACCGAAGTACCGTACTTTCTGGCGATATAACCCAGTGTTTCCCCTCGCTGTACAGTGTGCATGGCAATATTCTGGCTGCGGGATTCTTTGGGAATATCATCGTAATTCGCAGCAAATACTTCCTTAGTGTTTACCGGAAGTTTAAGGGGATAGGTTGATCCCGGTGGCGTAGCCCATCGCAACAGCTCTGGATTATATTCTTTAAGTTTTTCTGTGGTTATGCCGGCAGCTTTGGCAAGCTGGTCAAGAGGCATTAAGGGATCAACTTCAGCTACCTCATAATCATATGGAGTACCGTTGTAGTTTTTCTGGAATCCAAACTCTTCCGGATTCATGGCGATCATTGTAGCAGCAATAAAACCGGGTACATATCCCCTGGTTTCACGCGGCAGGTAGGGATAAGCCTCCCAGTAATCTTCCTTCCCACCAGCTG
Encoded here:
- a CDS encoding OmpH family outer membrane protein, encoding MKNKFTMTKKFLSAFALLMLFVTVHSQAQVRIGFMDVQTVMAELPEMENIRAQLDDYVQQKQQQLQDRTASFQEEVANYQENRASMSAQQQQSREEELATMEEEMRTFQQSIQTEVQQYRQKLLAPIYEDIDNAIANIAEERGLDFVLNRATMRGENIVQFSAQQSLNITDEVISRISSNSNQN
- a CDS encoding OmpH family outer membrane protein; the protein is MRKVIYNFCLLFALTSVLAGSAAAQQKTGYVDTDYLVSQIPEYQSVQQQLRSLSQEWRAELDEMQQEIERLREDFSAREILYTDEIRNQKEQEINSKIQQRQQYLEQKFGAEGDFFQRQKELLEPIQRQVFEAITRVAEREGFDFVLDRTQKTELLYAREQWNLNDEVLLELGIAVDNPSN
- the bamA gene encoding outer membrane protein assembly factor BamA; its protein translation is MTLNGLSQDSTSINIQNPLQVTPQQYEILSVEVTGLTTTREDFVINTSGLEVGTTVTIPGSDIGDAINRLNRTGLFSNIQIIDKGRTSTGINLEIRVQEQPKLQNFEIRGVKKSQRNDLRERITLLPGFAVTDASTGQAINTIQRYYKENGYWFTDVSVSTSQTDTVRNRVTVYFDVDPGEKLEIKDITFEGNMTFNDRTLRKQLDAIKEDVWWKFFSKKLYKEEEFETAKENLKAFYGENGFLDFRITGDSVYTFPYTQRRLFFLTNDATGIKVNIKVEEGPQYKVRDINWDGNTVYTDEQLTQALGFEKGEVFNLKKFNENTESAQNPNSISSLYQNVGYLFFNYQEELDVVNQDSIDITMNIYEDQIATVEAVEFSGNTKTHDDVVRRSLRTVPGQKYSRQNVIRTIRELGQLGYFRPEAITPNLQPDREDYTVDISYELDESQSTDNFEFSGGFGGRGIGIILSARLNFNNFSLGRAVRGEGWNPIPSGDGQKLSLGVQVTGSGYQSYNLGFQEPWLSGKPISFGTNFSYDLIKFRNSNARNELFSSSVSLGRRLKWPDDYFSQRTILSYQLYDVVGGASFLAEGTSSILSIKEVIERNSTDNPISPTTGSKFQISGEIAPPLPGFSQFYKIKTMYQNHTTLVGKLVLTNGIEYGYLGYLGNSQRSNFQRFILGGTQLQQRQSFLDDNIDLRGFPGGNTGSISPFRDGEQVGGRLYSKYTMELRYPAISEEQVQVIPYTFFDAGNAYLDFQDFAPFEVKRSVGFGARVFLPILGLVDLSYGYRLDGIPGTNIRSGEWEFLFNIGAPF
- a CDS encoding isoprenyl transferase, which translates into the protein MKKISLTNKEQGSADKNKQADLIGLGELPEHIAIIMDGNGRWAQRRGNMRAFGHKAGVDSVRDITEACAQLGVKYLTLYAFSTENWGRPKKEVNALMRLLVRSLRKEAENLNENNIKLATIGQINRFPDACQEELKEAIELTKGNDRLHLCLALSYSGRWDITEAFKKIAEQVKQNELDPEDIDDQLISAHLSTAEIPDPDLIIRTSGEYRISNFLLWQLAYSELYITETYWPDFRRNELYEAIRAYQKRDRRFGKRISEKPQKKSSDSYVQELTQ
- the ribH gene encoding 6,7-dimethyl-8-ribityllumazine synthase, with translation MGVERIKGDENEHHEGVIGIVVAKWNSFITDNLLEGALEVLKNKGYSDEQIVVAQCPGAYEIPLTAKKLLDKTDGVIALGAVIRGDTPHFDYVCEAVNNGVLQLNMETGKPVSFGVLTTDNVAQASERAGEGDSSGNKGAEAALALLEMMSVIRKIKKI
- a CDS encoding PHP domain-containing protein, translated to MGKADLHIHTTASDGNSTPAEIVKLAAEQNLEVISITDHDSIAGLEEALEAAREFGIEVIPGSEITATYEEREAHLLAYGFDVNHSGFRKLMRGHRKARVDRGKWILKQLSLEGFELDINEVRAEANGSNIGRPHIAAVMVSKGYVASFKEAFIRYLSNQQLGVIPSDYYTHDEVIDTVKAAGGATIIAHPGQMYSEKELEGLVEAGVDGIEVIHPSHNYELQKKMEGFAEKHDLLSTGGSDFHGQSQDYQKYFGVVTISTEKVNRMKRMINQRKNMLV
- a CDS encoding S41 family peptidase; protein product: MSKTRKLAVTAAIVAVSLTALAGAARNSDIYFLIKKNFTIFSEVYREVSLNYVDEVNPEKLMRKGLNSMLESLDPYTVFIDESQNQDIEIITRGSYAGIGLDVGIRGDKIVVIAPMDGYPAQKKGIRAGDIIKKVNDVEVASLTPEEVQNLTMGEPGTTLTLTIERYGIEENLLFELKRERIEVKNIAYSDLIGPDGDIGYISLSRFSQNTADEIRKAIEKFQKQGTLNGLILDLRNNPGGLLDEAVKTVDKFVDPGLKVVETRGRLSQHNSTFRTEEPALLGSVPLVILQNEGSASASEIVAGALQDLDRAVIVGEQSFGKGLVQIVQPLSYNTALKITTSRYYIPSGRSIQSITYTHDDKNSAVIKPDSLRKSFKTRNGRTVYDGEGIAPDVNVKSPVPSLLETELMKESHFFFFANQMASEREAFAAESISEQTFNEFREYLKSKNFSYETESERYLNGVQKRLGEQVASTDVKTHIDAIDQAIEKKKQQDFENQNSQLKRALYLEVISRFEGNSGRIKASLRWDPAIDEALKVINNKNRYRDILAIK
- a CDS encoding LysM peptidoglycan-binding domain-containing protein, producing MQKKILIGITICTCLGVGSVQAQQLDSVDVRISEVEMPERLLPYNNPMIPSKYNFGNNEEPIHKDLDNFQKEIMTRIAEVYQSNTLAIQAQVDSEPLQAEKHITDALSNLQALLDDYPEVQSDKRFNEVYRTVMAEYREFYGIKNPAEEVEGEVFAIQKELSNTDEDLFEDGYVIPDNITTTKTEVPLVQNRQVSRHLVYYTLRRPEVMDSWLERSERYFPMMRKIFNEEGVPVELIHLSMIESGLNPTARSWAAAVGMWQFIRATGSMYGLEVNWWLDERRDPEKATRAAARHLKDLYNIWGDWHLAMANYNISPRGLKRAIRAAGGKEDYWEAYPYLPRETRGYVPGFIAATMIAMNPEEFGFQKNYNGTPYDYEVAEVDPLMPLDQLAKAAGITTEKLKEYNPELLRWATPPGSTYPLKLPVNTKEVFAANYDDIPKESRSQNIAMHTVQRGETLGYIARKYGTSVRGLYETNENLSSTIYPGQKLVVPLAPGSMEKIAASRPTNQPRNSTSSRRTSRASAPANSAKMTYTVKSGDTIGHVAEWYDVRAWQIRSWSGTNNTIRVGDKLTVYVPENKKAYYSKVNSMAFSEKQRIEREQRSGKDVTRAYLASADDSNAIQYKVQKNDTLIDIANSFGITVAELKRINNISGSRIYVGQTLKVNSPE